cacacacacacacacatacacacatatatatatatatatatatatatatatatatatatatacatatatataaacatatatatatatatatatatatatatatatatatatatgaatgcacatacactatatacgtatataccatAAACTTTATCGAGTTTTCCaacttcactctctcctctccgctaCCTCCACCAGAAcctaatataaaaaagtaataattttcTCCCTGACTTACAACATTGCCGTCGGATTCCTCCTTCTGCGAGAACTGGTTGCCGGAGTCGGGGTCGTCGACGCCCCAACCGAAGTCGTAGGGCATCCCCGCCATCATGGCAGGGGCGGCGGTGGTCGTCGGGGCGGGCTGCGTCATAGAAAATGGAGATTTCCGTGGAGTTTGAGGGGAGACTAGTTTAAGTgtgatttatttctttgtttttttgttttgtgttttgttttgtttgtttgtggggtatgtctgttttgtatgtgtgatttgtctgtttgttttttgtttgtggggTATGGAgtatattttgtttatagatTTCAAAATGCAGTATGTGGTGGAATTAAGATATTAGAGGATCAGAGGGTAAAGtaattaacaaacaaatacatacacacactttgatatatacatgcataagtgtAGGTGAATATGAATAATGCCAATTACTTGATTTATTTAAATTAAGGTTTCCCGATCTGGGGTCCAAAGGAAGCCACGGGATACTTAGTGGAGGGCCATGGAGTAATATGAGTAATTATGTCAGTAATTATGGAGTAATTATGTCCAACGAAACTCAATTTTAGACCACCAACAGGACCTGCATAGAATCATCTCCCACGTATCAATAAACTGGATTTTTTCCCCATAAAGTGTCCTTGTCCTAACTATTGACATCATTACGCTATCCATTGACTAGTAATAATTGCATATGAATAGTTGACAAATACTAAACGGGGCTATAGGTATTATTAAATGTGAATCGGGAACCACATAAGAAAGCTTGGGAACCACTGGCTTCTATGTATCAacgccagacagacaaacatcttGGAACTACTGGCTTTTATGTTATGAGAACCACTGGATTGTATACACCATACAGACATGCATCTGGGAACCACTGGCTTTTATACACCATACAGACATGCATCTAGGAACTACTGGCTTTTAAGTCTTAAcgccatacatgcatacaactgAGAACCACTGGCTTGTATACACCATACAGACATGCATCAGGGAACCACTGGCTTTCTATGCGTATCAGCGccaaacatatatacatccggGAACCACTGGCTTCTATGTATCAACACCAGACATACAACTGAGAACCACTGAGTTTTATGTATACCAACGCCATACAGACATGCATCTGGGAACCACTGGTTTTTATGTGTACCAACGCCATACAGGCATCCGGGAACCACTGGCTTTTATGTGTACCGACGCCAGACAGACATACATCcgggaacacagacacacacacactgttaatgTGTACCAACCCCATACAGACACGCAGCCGcttatacagacacacccacacaaccttCTTCAACTCGCTGGCtcgtcacacacacataaccttcCTTAACTCGCTGGCtcgtcacacacacataaccttcCTTAACTCGCTGGCtcgtcacacacacataaccttcCTTAACTCGCTGGCtcgtcacacacacataaccttcCTTAACTCGCTggctcgtcacacacacacaaccttcctTAACTCGCTGGCTCGTCACACACCCACAACCTTCCTCAACTCGCTGGCGACGTGGACAAGCTCGTCCGCCTCTTCTTCTCGACTCACCGTCTTCACTGGTCGGGGGTCCGAGGCCTGGGGGGTCTCGTACAGgccgctggggggagggggtgggggtggaggaggaggaggggctggcgCTGCCGTGGAGGGCGTCTCGTACAGGCCGGAGGGTTCAGCCGGGACCTGGTAGAAGGGGGAAATGATCACATGTATGATGACGGGATGATTATgatcacgtacatatatacatgccaaCATAGTTATACATttgaatttatattatatatatatatatatatatatatatatatatatatatatatatatatatatatatatatatatatatatgtgtgtgtgtgtgtgtgtgtgtgtgtgtgtgtgtgtgtgtgtgtgtgtgtgtgtgtgtgtgtgtgtgtgtatacatacatacataaatatatgtatatatatacatatacatgtgtttatatatatatatatatatatatatatatatatatacatatacatatatgtatatatgtatatatatatatacgcatacatacatatatatatatatatatatatatatatatatatatatatatatatatacatatacatgtatgtatatatatatatatatatatatatatatatatatatatatatacacacacacatacatatacatacatatatatatatatatatatatatatatatatatatatatatatatatatatatatatatatatatatatattcatacacacacacgcacacaaatatacatgtatgtatgtagatatgtatatgtatcacacacacacacacacttacacacacaaacacacgcacacacacacacacacatactcaaacacaaacacacacacatacacacacacacacacactcacacacacacatacacacacacacacacatacacacacacacacacacacacacacacacacacacacacacacacacacacacacacacacacacacacatatatatatatatatatatatatatatatatatatatatatatatatatatatatatatatatatattcatacacacacacgcacacatatatacatgtatgtatgtagatatgtatatgtatcacacacacacgcgcacacacgcacacacacacacacacacacacacacgcacacacacacacacacacacacacacacacacacacacacacacacacacacacacacacacacacacacacacatataaatatatatatatatatacatatatatatatatatatatatatatatatatatatatatatatatatatatatatacattagttcaTAGAATGTGATTGCATCATTTCTATTATGTTTCCAGGCAACTTCCATGGTATATTACGCCCAAACTTGGCTCTAGAAAGGAGAGTTCTATATTTAGCGAAAAATATGCACTGAAGGTCTGTTAAtattatatgttcatatgtacttGTTTGATTATCTGCAATAGAGTTATTCATATCCCTGTGTCTGATATTAGAATTGAGAAAATGTACATTAGAAAGAGCTTGGGGATTGGTTTCAATTCCATGCACGTATTTTACTACGTCATATtcagacacaaaaaaagagaaaaaaaaatatacgtgcAAAATTATTTTGAACCTAAAatggacaaacaaaaacaaagcccaATACTACAAGTAATAttcagacgaaaaaaagagaaaaaaataatacgtgCAAAATTATTTTGAACCTAAAatggacaaacaaaaacaacccccAAAGAAATGGCCCAACACTTTCACCCAGCGAGGTGTGACTCACAGGGTCAACCTGACCTTCAAACCCCTGACCTCAGCTACCTTCCTGGAGGGCGTCTCGCGTATGCCCCTACAAGGCCCGCCCGTGAgcagcgagggcgggcgggcgggcgtttaTGACGAGTTGCAGGACGCCCGGACCTTCGGATCTTATCGTGGGCGGCTGAAGGTCAAGGATTCGTGAGATTAAGGGCGATTCATTCTGCCGGTTCGTGAGggttgtgcgaggcccgacctaaataatattcgtatacttgcataaataaagaaataaatgcatatttatcagtctagacacgcatatcaaccgggcaaatagataaaggtatatctattagatatatagacagatatgcctttatttccgggtctgtatttatggaaattcctcgggtcgggcctggcacgatTCTAACAAGGCGGCCGATTGGATGGACGACGCGTGTTGATCCGAAAGATATCCTCGGTTCCATGCTGGCGGTTCCATGCTGAGGGAGTGTTGGTTCGTCTCGCGTGTATCGACGCTCAGGCTTTGCTTTGGGAGATTTTACGAGTGCAAGTTCGACCAAATAATcgcgggggaggaaagggaatgaatagTTATGGGTTATGGACGGCGTGGTGGGCGTTAGGAGCGCGGGCAGATGCACCCTTGGGCGGCCTGTGTAGGACCCGGGCGTGCCGAGCGTTCACAAAAGAGTCTAACAACGCGCGAGGGCTGTAGATTGCTGGGTTGAGGTCTCGTGGGCGTCCAGCGTGGGCGGAGGCACGAGGATGCTCGCCATTGAGCTCGCTCGTGGGCGTGGGTTAGTCCTCGATCCCTGCTTGAGATAAAGTCCTATAAAACCACTCACCCACACTTATCAGGTCAAAGTCCCTCTCCCGaagtcctcctcctcacctcataCAGGTTCGCAGGCTGTTGCGGAGGCTCGTAGTTGTAGCCGCTCTGCTGGGGGGGCTGGAGGCTGTAGCCCTGCGCCCTGGCCGCGACCTGGTCCAACTTCGCCGGCAGGGTCAAGGCCAGCCCCACGCACGCCAGGGTCAACGCCAGctgcgggggaaggagaggtcagGAGGCGTCCGCGGTCAGAGATGTCCTTAAGGGTCATTTGGGGGTCATGGTCATGTCCCTCGTTATCGAGACTCTAGCAGGAGAAATTATTACTGGAAATTACTAGAAATATTCACTATCGATCACCATCTACCATATCAATACCCATGTAAAATCAATGtattacgtgtatacatataaatatatatatatattcatatattatatagataactagatagatataaatagataaataggtagatatagatatgtatatatatatatatatatatatatatatatatgtttatatagatagatatatagatatttgtgtgtgtgtgtgtgtgtgtgtgtgtgtgtgagtgtgtgtgtgtgtgtgtgtgtgtatgtgtgtgttgtatgtgtatatgatcaAATCAAATTACTTTCCGCAGACTGCAACATCCAACAGTATACATGTTGCGTGTGTGGATGACGTAACTCCCTGCCTTGCAAACTCAGCCGCTCTCTTGGCTGGTTAGTAATTAATATTCTGTTTTAATGTCACTTGCGACATTTATACTGATGTTGGATGTTGCAGTCTGAGGAAAGTACTTTGATttgatcatacacacacgcacacacacaaacaacacatacacacaaataaacacacacacacgcacactcacacttatatatatgcatacttatatatatatatatatatatatatatatatatatatatatatacatatatatatacatacatatacatatatacatacatacatatatatatatatatatatatatatatatatatatatgtatatatatatatatgtgtgtgtgtgtgtgtgtgtgtgtgtgtgtgtgtgtgtgtatacatatgtatacacacagacacacacacacacacacacacacacacacacacacacacacacacacacacacacacacacacacacacatatatatatatatatatatatatatatatatatatatatacatatattcatttatatatatacatatatatctatatatacatatatatatatatatatatatatatatatatatatatacacaaacacacatgtaaatacatatacgaaCACATGAAAACGAGTTCCTACAGACGTAACCAGAGGAACGCCTCGCAACCAGCATCCAGAAGGACTGCGGGCGGGAAGAGGCTCGCATTAAGGGCGCGACGAAACCCCAAAGTGCTCGGAGACGGCAAGAGGTCGGGCGGCACCGCAGGGTTTCCGCACGCGACcgccgcacacacgcactcacgcacgcacgcacctacgCATCGGCACACGCAACCCCTCTCCTGCTTCTTGGCTCTCTTGCGCAAACACAGGGACCctggcacctctctctctctctctctctctctatctatctgtctgtcactgtctctctctgtctctgtctcgctctctctctctctcgctctctctctcgctctcgctctctctctcgttctcgctctctctctcgctctcgctctctctctcgctctcgctttctctctcgctctctctctctctatttatctatctgtctgtcactgtctctgtctctctctcactctctctctctccataaatctatttatctgtttgtctctgtctctttctgtgtctgtctgtctgtctgtctgtctctctctctctctctctccctccccccccccccctctctctctctctccctccccccccccctctctctctctattgtttccCTTCCAACGGGTAAATAAACAGCGAAATAACCACAAATACGCTAATGGCAACCGGGCTGGATCGGCTATAAAAGGGACGCACGCGTCTGCAAGGCTCTCAATCATTCTCAATCAGGTTGCAGAGGCATTGCAATGATGATTGATTGGTGTCGTTTGGAGTCGGTGACCTTTCACCTTGTCAAAAGCGACCGGAATTGAAAGGGGATTTCGGAGTTAATATCGGAGTGGATTTGACGCGAGAATATTTCCGTTGGATGAGACCGCATAAAGTAGGAAATTAGCTGTGAATCGGTGCTAGCGGATAGTAGGAATggcggtaataacaataagatcgataggaatgataacgataatagagacaattgatgatgatgataacgacaataaagacaatggataataaggataaatacaataaagacaattgataataatgataacgataatgaagacaactgataacaatgataacgacaataaaaacaatcaataataataacgacaataaagacaattgatgataatgataacgacaataaagacaattgatgataaagataacgacaagAAAgacaattgatgataatgataacgacaattgataataatgataacgacaacaaagacaattgatgatgataataacgaaacaaACAAAGCTATCCGAATTTAATTTATCATtcctcctcttatatatatatatatatatatatatatatatatatatatatatatatatatgtgtgtgtatatatatatatatatatatatatatatatatatatatatatatatatgtatataattattaacCACAAAAAGCGAAGGACTAACGAAGACTGATTCTCCCAGGCACTCGCGCCCCAACGCCTCTTTGGCACCGAAATGGAAGGCGAGGGATGAGGAGCCAGTCACGTGATTCCCGCTCGCCCCGTCTGTGCATGACATCTAGAGGTGTTTCATGCATGAGGAATTTCGGgttatgcttcttct
This portion of the Penaeus vannamei isolate JL-2024 chromosome 11, ASM4276789v1, whole genome shotgun sequence genome encodes:
- the LOC138863366 gene encoding cuticle protein 19-like translates to MLKLALTLACVGLALTLPAKLDQVAARAQGYSLQPPQQSGYNYEPPQQPANLYEVPAEPSGLYETPSTAAPAPPPPPPPPPPPSGLYETPQASDPRPVKTPAPTTTAAPAMMAGMPYDFGWGVDDPDSGNQFSQKEESDGNVVRGEYRVLLPDGRLQVVRYYDDGSGFNVDITYE